In one Lolium rigidum isolate FL_2022 chromosome 3, APGP_CSIRO_Lrig_0.1, whole genome shotgun sequence genomic region, the following are encoded:
- the LOC124696371 gene encoding agglutinin alpha chain-like, with amino-acid sequence MNIQLARRGLLSNFSGEITDGARPGGGGGVVKVGPWGGSGGQGFYMPGAPSPSSLYHADAVHNFSFEYLLGGVLVGRTMAPSGGRSHGSKGLRATINFSPDEHLTAVEGTFGRCRSVPEVVITSLTFRTDKGRTYGPYGEGTGTPFSIPAANGCIVGFWGRSGWLLDAIGVYIMPCQV; translated from the exons ATGAACATTCAACTGGCGAGGCGCGGGCTGCTCAGCAACTTCTCCGGCGAGATCACGGACGGGGCgcgtccgggaggaggaggaggagtggttAAGGTCGGGCCGTGGGGAGGATCGGGCGGGCAAGGTTTCTACATGCCCGGCGCCC CGTCACCCTCTAGCCTCTACCACGCCGACGCGGTGCACAACTTCTCGTTCGAGTATCTTCTGGGTGGGGTTTTGGTGGGGCGGACGATGGCGCCGTCCGGCGGCCGTTCCCATGGCTCAAAGGGACTCCGTGCGacg ATCAACTTCTCACCGGATGAGCATCTCACCGCCGTCGAGGGGACGTTTGGGCGTTGCAGAAGCGTTCCTGAAGTCGTCATCACCTCGTTGACGTTCCGTACAGACAAGGGAAGAACGTACGGACCGTACGGCGAGGGGACCGGCACGCCCTTCTCCATCCCGGCCGCAAATGGTTGCATCGTGGGCTTCTGGGGACGCTCTGGCTGGCTGCTCGATGCAATCGGGGTTTACATCATGCCATGCCAAGTTTAA